In Desulfitibacter sp. BRH_c19, the following are encoded in one genomic region:
- a CDS encoding chaperonin — MSIKQVSKDIEVDERLAALSTNTNAIKAIASAVEGTLGPKGLDTMLVDKFGDVVITNDGVTILELMEVNHPAARMMINTAKAQQDEIGDGTTTASIMAGSLVTEGLEQINRGVPVTRVIEGIKAGIKMAVQYFKDSATVIERLDDSVLKEVSWVAGRGNDDIAELVFDAANMIGREKLLDSNFKLSDCIFAQHGADNQLIKGCIINKERVSQDMPRELSSCSVLFIDDALEPEQLDEEALSNEAGFNRFIKLQEEFQENLKKLLKLNVGLVVVDRGIHDLAEEFFIDAGIMAVQRVSHKELKKAAEFTGARMIKRTGLKKTVDELRNYLGKTEKAYEDEHLQQIRVLDGSGKPMATILVGAATEEVVGERERIAKDAAAALQAAIKGGIVPGGGSIELAAASFLENNREQVRGMAVYGINCVVEALKKPFSQIVFNAGFNPLEKQGDVLALQKQKGNTGYAIDCDTGQAIDMRTIGIVDPVLVKIYALKAAGEIAEAILRIDTIIKKRADRSADNRANEEFDF; from the coding sequence ATTAGGGCCAAAAGGGCTAGACACCATGTTAGTGGATAAATTTGGAGATGTTGTCATTACAAATGATGGGGTAACTATCCTAGAGCTAATGGAAGTAAACCATCCAGCAGCAAGAATGATGATAAATACAGCTAAAGCTCAGCAGGACGAAATAGGAGACGGCACCACCACGGCATCAATTATGGCAGGATCGCTGGTTACAGAGGGCCTTGAACAGATTAACAGAGGTGTCCCAGTAACAAGGGTTATAGAAGGTATCAAAGCAGGTATAAAGATGGCTGTACAATATTTCAAGGATAGTGCAACAGTTATTGAGAGATTAGATGATTCTGTTTTAAAGGAGGTATCTTGGGTAGCAGGTAGAGGTAATGATGATATTGCAGAACTGGTATTTGATGCTGCTAATATGATTGGCAGAGAAAAACTTTTAGATAGTAATTTTAAATTGTCTGATTGTATCTTTGCCCAGCATGGGGCTGACAATCAATTAATTAAGGGATGCATTATTAATAAAGAAAGAGTATCCCAGGATATGCCAAGGGAGCTATCAAGTTGTTCTGTTCTATTTATCGATGATGCCTTAGAACCTGAACAACTAGATGAAGAAGCTTTAAGTAATGAAGCTGGATTTAACAGATTCATAAAGCTCCAGGAAGAATTTCAGGAGAATCTAAAAAAACTACTTAAGCTTAATGTGGGGTTAGTAGTAGTTGACAGAGGTATTCATGATTTGGCAGAAGAGTTTTTTATTGATGCAGGAATCATGGCTGTCCAAAGGGTGAGTCATAAGGAACTAAAAAAGGCAGCTGAGTTCACAGGGGCTAGAATGATTAAAAGAACAGGATTAAAAAAGACGGTAGATGAATTAAGAAATTACCTTGGGAAAACAGAAAAGGCTTATGAGGATGAACATCTTCAACAGATTAGAGTTTTAGATGGGTCTGGAAAACCAATGGCTACAATTTTAGTTGGTGCAGCTACTGAAGAAGTTGTAGGCGAGAGAGAGAGAATTGCCAAGGATGCTGCAGCGGCATTACAAGCTGCAATAAAGGGAGGAATAGTTCCAGGTGGAGGCTCAATAGAGTTAGCTGCTGCCTCTTTCTTGGAAAACAATAGAGAACAGGTAAGGGGTATGGCAGTCTATGGTATCAACTGTGTTGTAGAAGCACTAAAAAAACCTTTTTCACAAATTGTCTTTAATGCAGGTTTTAATCCCCTTGAAAAGCAAGGAGATGTATTAGCACTTCAAAAGCAAAAGGGTAATACCGGATATGCTATTGATTGTGATACTGGTCAGGCTATTGACATGAGAACTATTGGCATAGTAGATCCTGTATTGGTTAAAATTTATGCTCTTAAGGCAGCTGGAGAAATTGCTGAAGCAATACTAAGGATAGATACAATTATTAAAAAAAGAGCCGATAGATCTGCTGACAATAGAGCTAATGAAGAATTTGATTTTTGA
- the dnaK gene encoding molecular chaperone DnaK (heat shock protein 70; assists in folding of nascent polypeptide chains; refolding of misfolded proteins; utilizes ATPase activity to help fold; co-chaperones are DnaJ and GrpE; multiple copies in some bacteria) — protein MSKVIGIDLGTTNSCLAVMEGGEAVVIPNAEGNRTTPSVVGITKDGERLVGEVAKRQAITSPDRTVLSIKRQMGTDYKVDIADKKYTPQEISAMILQKLKTDAENYLGEKVTQAVITVPAYFSDSQRQATKDAGKIAGLEVLRIINEPTAAALAYGLEKGEDQTILVFDLGGGTFDVSILELGEGVFEVKATSGNNRLGGDDFDDKVIEYLVAEFKKQTGIDLSKDKMAVQRLKEAAEKAKRELSSVTQSNINLPFITATAEGPQHLDITLTRAKFDELTADLVEKTIGPTKQALSDAGLSAKDIHRVILVGGSTRIPAVQEAIKGILGKDPHKGVNPDECVALGAAIQAGVLAGEVKDVLLLDVTPLSLGIETLGGVFTKLIERNTTIPTSKSQIFSTAADGQTSVDIHVLQGEREMATYNKTMGRFQLSGIPPAPRGVPQIEVKFDIDANGIVHVSAKDLGTGKQQEITIKATGGLADEDINQMVEDAEKHAEEDKKLKEKVEAKNQADSAIYQAEKTIKESEGKIDKEDVDNIEKAKNELQEAVKSDNVEDIKSKTEALSQAIYTVSTKMYEKASQENQQAENPEGTQEAKDDVVDADYEVVNDEDKEDK, from the coding sequence ATGAGTAAAGTTATAGGTATTGATTTAGGAACAACAAATTCCTGCTTGGCCGTAATGGAAGGTGGGGAAGCTGTAGTTATACCAAATGCAGAGGGTAATAGAACTACACCATCGGTTGTTGGTATAACAAAGGATGGGGAAAGATTAGTTGGTGAGGTTGCTAAGAGACAAGCAATTACTAGTCCTGATAGGACAGTCCTATCAATTAAAAGACAGATGGGTACAGATTATAAAGTAGATATTGCGGATAAAAAATATACACCACAAGAAATTTCAGCTATGATCTTGCAGAAGCTTAAAACAGATGCAGAAAACTATCTTGGGGAAAAGGTGACTCAAGCAGTTATTACTGTTCCAGCTTATTTCTCAGATAGTCAGCGTCAAGCTACTAAAGATGCAGGTAAAATTGCAGGCCTAGAAGTGTTGAGGATTATCAATGAGCCAACTGCAGCTGCCCTAGCTTATGGCCTTGAAAAGGGTGAAGATCAGACAATACTAGTTTTTGACCTTGGAGGAGGAACTTTTGATGTTTCTATCCTTGAATTAGGAGAAGGAGTATTTGAGGTTAAGGCAACTAGTGGTAATAACCGTCTAGGTGGAGATGACTTTGATGATAAGGTTATTGAATATCTTGTTGCAGAATTTAAAAAGCAAACAGGCATTGACCTAAGCAAAGATAAAATGGCTGTACAGAGACTAAAAGAAGCAGCAGAAAAGGCTAAAAGGGAATTATCTAGTGTAACCCAAAGCAACATTAATCTACCATTTATAACAGCTACAGCTGAAGGACCACAACACCTAGATATCACCTTGACCCGTGCAAAGTTTGATGAGTTAACAGCTGATCTTGTAGAAAAGACTATAGGGCCAACTAAGCAAGCCCTATCTGATGCTGGGCTGTCAGCTAAAGATATTCATAGGGTAATTTTAGTGGGTGGTTCCACGAGGATTCCAGCAGTACAAGAAGCGATTAAAGGCATTCTTGGTAAAGATCCCCATAAGGGTGTTAATCCTGATGAATGTGTAGCATTAGGTGCAGCAATCCAAGCAGGAGTATTAGCAGGAGAGGTCAAGGATGTATTATTGCTAGATGTTACTCCCCTTTCGTTAGGCATAGAGACTTTAGGTGGAGTATTCACCAAGCTAATTGAAAGAAACACTACTATTCCTACTTCTAAGAGTCAAATTTTCTCAACTGCAGCAGATGGCCAGACAAGTGTAGATATTCATGTGCTTCAGGGTGAAAGGGAAATGGCAACATATAATAAAACCATGGGGAGGTTCCAATTGTCTGGAATTCCACCTGCTCCAAGGGGTGTGCCACAAATTGAAGTTAAATTTGACATAGATGCCAATGGAATAGTGCATGTTTCAGCTAAAGATTTAGGTACAGGTAAACAGCAGGAGATAACAATTAAAGCAACTGGCGGCTTGGCTGATGAAGACATTAACCAAATGGTAGAAGATGCAGAAAAACATGCTGAAGAAGATAAGAAATTGAAAGAAAAGGTAGAAGCTAAGAACCAAGCTGATTCTGCAATTTACCAAGCTGAAAAAACAATCAAAGAATCAGAAGGTAAAATTGACAAAGAAGATGTTGATAATATAGAAAAGGCTAAAAATGAGTTGCAAGAAGCAGTTAAATCAGATAATGTAGAAGATATAAAGAGTAAAACAGAAGCATTATCACAAGCCATATATACAGTATCAACAAAAATGTACGAAAAAGCTTCTCAGGAAAACCAGCAGGCAGAAAATCCTGAGGGTACACAAGAAGCAAAAGATGATGTTGTTGATGCAGATTATGAAGTTGTAAATGATGAAGATAAAGAAGATAAGTAA
- a CDS encoding molecular chaperone DnaJ (chaperone Hsp40; co-chaperone with DnaK; Participates actively in the response to hyperosmotic and heat shock by preventing the aggregation of stress-denatured proteins and by disaggregating proteins, also in an autonomous, dnaK-independent fashion), giving the protein MSKRDYYEVLGLSRNASEEEIKKAYRKLARQYHPDVNSGDSEAEAKFKEVSEAYEVLKDSQARARYDQFGHASTQNGGFGGGAGYGEAGGFEDIFDMFFGGGFGGQGARRGPQKGSDLRLDLEITLKEAAFGVEKEIELPKLQTCSECEGTGSAAGTFPSSCKVCKGTGQVKSTQKTVLGHFQTIKTCHNCHGTGKVVETPCDACYGQGRVKQKKKIGLTIPAGIDTGSRLRVTGEGEPGANGGPEGDLYVYITVKPHKLFERQGDDIWCNYPISIIQAMLGDEVKIPTLDGDIKLKIPEGTQTGTSFRLKGKGVQKLRGYGRGDQHVRVKVSVPKNLNEKQKELIKEFSKTLTSNNDAGRGKGFFEKVKDAFMG; this is encoded by the coding sequence GTGAGCAAAAGAGACTATTACGAAGTATTGGGGTTATCACGTAATGCTTCAGAAGAGGAAATAAAAAAGGCTTATAGGAAGTTGGCAAGACAATACCATCCTGACGTTAATTCAGGAGATAGTGAAGCAGAAGCTAAATTCAAAGAAGTGTCCGAGGCTTACGAAGTATTAAAGGATTCTCAAGCTAGGGCTAGATATGATCAGTTTGGTCATGCTAGTACCCAAAATGGGGGATTCGGTGGTGGTGCCGGATATGGTGAAGCTGGCGGTTTCGAAGATATATTTGATATGTTCTTTGGTGGAGGCTTTGGGGGTCAAGGTGCAAGAAGAGGTCCACAAAAGGGTTCAGATCTAAGGCTTGATTTGGAGATTACCTTAAAAGAAGCAGCCTTTGGAGTAGAAAAGGAAATTGAGCTTCCAAAATTGCAAACCTGTTCAGAATGTGAAGGTACAGGGTCAGCAGCCGGAACTTTTCCGAGTAGCTGTAAGGTTTGTAAAGGTACAGGTCAAGTGAAATCAACTCAAAAGACCGTTCTTGGACATTTCCAAACTATCAAAACCTGTCATAATTGTCATGGTACTGGTAAGGTCGTAGAAACTCCATGTGATGCATGCTATGGACAAGGAAGGGTTAAACAGAAAAAGAAAATTGGATTAACTATTCCAGCTGGAATTGATACAGGGTCAAGGCTTAGGGTAACTGGTGAAGGAGAACCTGGAGCTAATGGAGGACCAGAAGGGGACTTATACGTATATATAACAGTTAAGCCCCATAAATTATTTGAACGTCAAGGTGATGATATATGGTGTAATTATCCCATTTCAATCATCCAGGCAATGCTTGGGGACGAAGTAAAAATTCCAACCTTGGATGGAGATATTAAGTTAAAAATACCTGAGGGAACTCAAACTGGGACATCATTTAGATTAAAAGGCAAGGGAGTACAAAAGCTAAGGGGCTATGGAAGAGGAGATCAGCATGTTAGGGTAAAGGTTTCAGTACCCAAAAATCTAAATGAAAAGCAAAAAGAGTTAATTAAGGAGTTTTCTAAAACTTTGACAAGTAATAATGATGCTGGTAGAGGTAAAGGTTTTTTTGAAAAGGTTAAAGATGCTTTCATGGGTTAA
- a CDS encoding tRNA (N(6)-L-threonylcarbamoyladenosine(37)-C(2))-methylthiotransferase MtaB: MDKKVAVHVLGCKVNQYEVEGIKELFKEKGYEIVDFAEKADVYLIHTCTVTHLGDRKSRQFIRKAVKNNPKAIVAVTGCYAQVSPKEVEEIEGVDIVLGTKDRRKIVEIVENAQKGNQLKFIADSNSNREFEELPIFKPSRARAFLKIQEGCDRFCTYCIVPYARGPVKSRDFNNTIAEIQQLVANGFQEIVLTGVHLGTYGKDLTDSKNLFYLINELVKIDKLKRLRISSLDPDDISLDLLNLMTQNEKICSHYHIPLQSGDEFILKKMGRRYTLDHYRKLVKDIRAKRPDAAFTTDVIVGFPGETEDHFTNSAEFIKEIGFADLHVFKYSPRKGTPAADYSNQVPSEIKTLRSSHLMKLSYELWKQYAGKFLGKEGQVLVENLSNNSWEGHTDNYLKTKFEKSLQQDITGEIVTVKLEKIGENKEVYAKLI, encoded by the coding sequence GTGGACAAAAAGGTTGCAGTACATGTTCTTGGGTGTAAGGTAAACCAGTACGAAGTAGAAGGTATTAAAGAATTATTTAAAGAAAAGGGTTATGAAATAGTTGATTTTGCTGAAAAGGCAGATGTTTATTTGATTCACACTTGTACAGTAACCCATCTAGGTGACAGAAAATCGCGACAGTTTATCAGAAAAGCAGTAAAAAATAATCCAAAGGCAATTGTTGCAGTAACAGGTTGTTATGCCCAGGTTTCTCCCAAGGAAGTGGAAGAAATAGAAGGTGTGGATATTGTATTAGGTACTAAAGATAGAAGAAAAATAGTGGAGATAGTAGAAAACGCTCAGAAAGGAAATCAATTAAAGTTCATAGCTGATAGTAACAGTAATAGAGAATTCGAAGAATTACCTATTTTCAAACCATCCAGGGCTAGGGCCTTTTTGAAAATTCAGGAAGGATGTGATAGGTTTTGTACTTATTGCATTGTACCCTATGCTAGGGGGCCAGTAAAAAGCAGAGATTTTAATAATACAATTGCAGAAATTCAGCAACTTGTGGCTAATGGATTTCAAGAAATTGTATTAACAGGAGTACATCTAGGTACTTATGGTAAGGATTTAACAGATAGTAAGAATTTATTTTATTTAATTAATGAACTTGTTAAGATCGATAAGCTAAAGAGGCTTAGAATAAGTTCACTTGATCCTGATGACATTAGTTTAGATTTACTGAACCTGATGACTCAAAATGAAAAGATTTGTTCCCATTACCACATTCCCCTACAGAGTGGAGATGAATTCATACTTAAAAAGATGGGAAGAAGATATACTTTGGATCATTACAGAAAACTAGTGAAAGACATTAGGGCTAAAAGACCAGATGCAGCATTTACAACGGATGTAATAGTGGGTTTTCCTGGAGAGACAGAAGATCATTTTACTAATTCTGCAGAATTTATTAAGGAAATAGGTTTTGCTGATCTGCATGTTTTCAAATATTCTCCTAGAAAAGGCACACCTGCTGCAGATTATTCTAACCAGGTGCCATCAGAGATTAAAACACTAAGAAGTAGCCATCTAATGAAATTATCCTATGAGTTGTGGAAACAATATGCAGGCAAATTTTTGGGTAAAGAAGGCCAAGTTCTAGTTGAAAATTTATCAAATAATAGCTGGGAAGGTCATACTGACAATTACTTAAAGACAAAGTTTGAAAAAAGTTTACAGCAGGATATAACTGGAGAAATTGTAACAGTTAAGCTAGAAAAAATTGGAGAAAACAAAGAAGTATATGCAAAGCTTATTTGA
- a CDS encoding histidine triad nucleotide-binding protein — MSDCIFCKIINKEIPSTIVYEDEDVLAFNDVNPQAPVHILIIPKKHISDMTEVTEQDLGIIGKIHLVAIKLANEKCFADQGFRLVNNCKEDGGQVVFHLHYHLMAGKKLPVCT, encoded by the coding sequence ATGTCTGATTGTATATTTTGTAAAATTATAAATAAAGAGATACCAAGTACAATCGTATACGAAGATGAAGATGTTTTGGCTTTTAATGATGTAAACCCACAAGCACCAGTACATATACTAATTATTCCTAAAAAGCATATTTCTGATATGACTGAGGTTACAGAACAAGATCTTGGGATTATTGGAAAAATACATCTGGTTGCAATTAAACTTGCCAATGAAAAATGCTTTGCAGATCAAGGCTTTAGGTTGGTAAATAACTGTAAAGAAGATGGAGGGCAAGTGGTTTTTCATCTCCACTATCATTTAATGGCCGGCAAAAAACTTCCTGTGTGTACCTAG
- a CDS encoding 30S ribosomal protein S21 gives MSEVKVGKNETLDSALRRFKRNCQKAGVLSEVRKREHFEKPSVKRKKKSEAARKRKFK, from the coding sequence TTGAGCGAAGTTAAAGTTGGTAAAAATGAAACTCTAGATAGTGCGCTCCGCCGTTTTAAAAGAAACTGCCAAAAAGCAGGAGTATTGTCTGAGGTGCGTAAAAGAGAGCACTTCGAAAAGCCAAGTGTGAAACGTAAGAAAAAATCCGAAGCTGCTAGAAAAAGAAAATTTAAATAG
- a CDS encoding phosphate starvation-inducible protein PhoH: MSQTTEIRITLPGNGEEISVLGKNDENLRFIAKHSPVKIVARGNELSISGQKQDVIKAENLFNQLIKLVSKGNQVNIPTINYTMKQLATMSESDRQISDILAEVISITARGKQVKAKTIGQYDYIRAIKDYDMVFGIGPAGTGKTYLAVVMAVEALRNKLVQRIVLVRPAVEAGEKLGFLPGDLQDKVNPYLRPLYDGLYDILGVETASKYMEKEVIEVAPLAYMRGRTLEDSFIILDEAQNTTPDQMKMFLTRIGFGSKAVITGDITQVDLPKGNVSGLINVQGVLNNVEGISFKYFTEQDVVRHPLVQKIILAYEREHKED; this comes from the coding sequence TTGTCACAAACTACAGAAATCAGAATAACATTACCTGGAAACGGTGAGGAAATAAGTGTCCTAGGAAAAAATGATGAAAACCTTAGATTTATTGCAAAGCATTCTCCAGTAAAGATTGTAGCTAGAGGAAATGAATTGAGTATCTCAGGCCAGAAACAAGATGTTATTAAGGCTGAAAATCTATTTAACCAGTTAATCAAACTAGTGTCTAAGGGAAACCAGGTTAATATTCCAACTATAAATTACACAATGAAGCAATTAGCTACTATGAGCGAATCTGATAGGCAAATAAGTGATATTCTTGCTGAGGTAATTTCAATTACAGCAAGGGGTAAACAGGTTAAGGCTAAGACAATTGGTCAGTATGACTATATCAGGGCAATTAAAGACTATGATATGGTATTTGGAATTGGGCCGGCTGGGACTGGCAAGACTTATCTTGCGGTAGTTATGGCTGTGGAAGCCCTAAGAAATAAGCTTGTCCAGAGGATTGTCCTTGTTAGACCTGCTGTAGAGGCTGGGGAAAAGCTTGGCTTTTTGCCTGGGGATTTGCAGGACAAGGTTAATCCATATTTGCGACCACTCTATGATGGTTTATATGATATATTAGGGGTAGAAACCGCGTCTAAGTATATGGAAAAAGAAGTAATTGAGGTAGCACCTCTTGCTTATATGAGGGGAAGAACATTAGAGGATTCTTTTATCATCTTAGATGAGGCCCAAAACACTACTCCCGATCAGATGAAAATGTTTTTAACAAGGATTGGCTTCGGTTCCAAGGCAGTAATTACTGGAGATATAACTCAGGTTGATTTGCCAAAGGGAAATGTATCTGGTTTAATAAATGTACAAGGAGTCTTGAATAATGTAGAAGGTATAAGTTTTAAATACTTTACTGAACAAGACGTTGTCAGACATCCGCTTGTTCAAAAAATTATTTTAGCTTATGAAAGGGAACACAAAGAGGATTAA